One region of Culex pipiens pallens isolate TS chromosome 2, TS_CPP_V2, whole genome shotgun sequence genomic DNA includes:
- the LOC120423925 gene encoding struthiocalcin-1-like has translation MPFQTVSSALVLSLVVLASSSSATKNSTSDISSRAGFANSYQRYFVYNDDPVTFFEAWHRCRAHGLRLASVHSALDNVKLMAALAQKDINQRGPWWIAGTDLGRTGNFVWITSNKRIDGRSGYTNFAAGEEKSACANEHCLVAGDGTGGTQWDSVSCDNRNGYICELDTCNC, from the coding sequence ATGCCATTCCAAACAGTTTCATCAGCCCTAGTTCTATCTCTGGTAGTTCTGGCCTCGTCCAGCTCAGCCACCAAGAACTCCACCTCGGACATCTCGTCCCGAGCCGGATTCGCCAACTCGTACCAGCGCTACTTTGTCTACAACGACGATCCGGTGACCTTCTTCGAGGCTTGGCACAGGTGCCGAGCGCACGGACTCCGGCTGGCCTCGGTCCACTCGGCCCTGGATAATGTCAAACTGATGGCGGCCCTGGCCCAGAAGGACATCAACCAACGGGGACCGTGGTGGATCGCCGGAACGGATCTCGGCAGGACTGGGAACTTCGTGTGGATCACCAGCAACAAGCGGATTGACGGGCGGTCCGGTTATACGAACTTTGCTGCTGGAGAAGAGAAAAGTGCTTGCGCCAATGAGCATTGCTTGGTGGCGGGAGATGGAACGGGCGGAACGCAGTGGGATAGTGTGAGCTGTGACAACCGGAATGGTTACATCTGCGAGCTGGACACGTGtaattgttga